One Pseudodesulfovibrio senegalensis DNA segment encodes these proteins:
- a CDS encoding cobalt-precorrin 5A hydrolase, with the protein MNYRALYVLSRSALDLSRALGRELGADVFAPSRFAESGMTGFDSLPEQVGRNFTRYSGHVFIAAAGIAVRAIAPHLRSKGVDPAVVAMDPQGANVISLLSGHLGGANELARQCAAITGGRAIITTATDCAGVPSLDMLAQERGLHIGDPDAIKDVNAALLEGRTVQVFDPLGCLGPLDPEAFVLLDTPDLWREGEPGVRVHWTVSPKRPGLVRLYAPVLCVGMGCRRGTPVSEIREFVERVLTENGLAVESVAAAGTADIKKDEAGLLLAAQELGLPLTFFDADTLKTVDAPNPSAMVESHVGTPGVSEAAALLLCERGELLVAKQKTSRVTVAVAGRTKCSQP; encoded by the coding sequence GTGAATTACCGCGCGCTGTATGTCTTGAGCCGTTCGGCCCTTGACCTTTCCCGAGCCCTTGGCCGGGAACTGGGCGCGGACGTGTTTGCCCCGTCCCGATTTGCGGAATCGGGCATGACCGGCTTCGATTCCCTGCCCGAGCAGGTAGGGCGCAATTTCACGAGATATTCCGGGCATGTGTTCATTGCCGCGGCCGGGATTGCGGTGCGGGCCATTGCCCCGCATCTGCGCTCCAAGGGCGTGGACCCGGCCGTGGTGGCCATGGACCCGCAGGGGGCCAACGTGATCAGCCTGCTGTCCGGGCATCTGGGCGGAGCCAACGAACTGGCCCGGCAATGCGCGGCCATTACCGGCGGGCGGGCAATCATCACTACGGCCACGGACTGCGCGGGCGTACCCTCGCTGGACATGCTGGCTCAGGAGCGCGGCCTGCACATCGGCGACCCGGACGCAATCAAGGACGTCAACGCGGCCCTGCTGGAAGGGCGGACCGTGCAGGTGTTTGATCCGTTGGGTTGTTTGGGACCGCTGGACCCGGAAGCGTTTGTCCTGCTGGATACGCCGGACCTGTGGCGGGAAGGCGAGCCCGGCGTGCGCGTGCACTGGACCGTTTCACCCAAACGTCCCGGTCTGGTGCGTCTGTATGCTCCGGTCTTGTGCGTGGGCATGGGATGCCGGCGCGGCACCCCGGTCAGCGAAATTCGCGAATTCGTGGAGCGCGTGCTTACGGAAAACGGGCTGGCCGTGGAAAGCGTGGCGGCCGCCGGGACCGCAGACATCAAGAAAGACGAGGCCGGACTGCTGCTGGCAGCACAGGAACTGGGACTGCCGCTTACATTTTTTGACGCCGACACCCTGAAAACCGTGGACGCGCCCAACCCCTCGGCCATGGTCGAGAGCCATGTGGGAACTCCGGGCGTGAGCGAGGCCGCGGCCCTGCTCCTGTGCGAAAGGGGCGAGTTGCTGGTTGCCAAACAGAAAACATCAAGGGTCACGGTAGCCGTGGCCGGGAGAACCAAATGCTCACAGCCGTAA
- the cobJ gene encoding precorrin-3B C(17)-methyltransferase, producing the protein MLTAVSLGPGHESLLTPAARVALENAEVIVGYKGYMDLVPPELLQGKEIFSTGMMGEVERVNHAVDCAEQGRRTAVVCSGDAGIYAMAGLMLEALEARGLLDSVPFEVVPGVPAFNAAAALLGAPLMHDFCSISLSDLLTPWELIRKRVRLAAEGDFVICLYNPRSKRRSDHLAEALDLIAEHRDPQTPVGIVNRAWREGQKVHTCALEHVDSGLVDMQTMVLVGNSATRRVGGFLLTPRGYHTKYEVGSSL; encoded by the coding sequence ATGCTCACAGCCGTAAGTCTTGGTCCGGGTCATGAGAGCCTGTTGACCCCGGCGGCGCGCGTTGCGCTGGAAAACGCAGAAGTCATTGTCGGTTACAAGGGATATATGGATTTGGTGCCGCCCGAACTGTTGCAGGGGAAAGAAATATTTTCCACGGGCATGATGGGCGAGGTGGAGCGCGTGAACCACGCTGTGGACTGCGCGGAGCAGGGGCGGCGAACCGCCGTTGTCTGCAGCGGAGACGCGGGCATTTATGCCATGGCCGGGCTGATGCTGGAGGCTTTGGAAGCGCGCGGCCTGCTGGATTCCGTGCCCTTTGAAGTCGTCCCGGGCGTTCCGGCCTTCAACGCGGCTGCGGCCCTGCTGGGCGCGCCGCTCATGCATGATTTCTGTTCCATCAGCCTCAGCGACCTGCTGACTCCGTGGGAACTGATCCGCAAACGGGTGCGCCTTGCGGCCGAGGGCGATTTCGTGATCTGCCTGTACAATCCGCGTTCCAAGCGGCGCAGCGATCATCTGGCCGAGGCCTTGGACCTGATCGCGGAGCACCGCGACCCGCAGACGCCCGTAGGTATCGTCAACCGCGCATGGCGCGAAGGACAGAAGGTGCACACCTGTGCGCTGGAGCATGTGGACTCCGGGCTGGTGGACATGCAGACCATGGTGCTGGTGGGCAACTCCGCCACTCGGCGGGTCGGCGGCTTTCTGCTCACCCCGAGGGGGTACCACACCAAGTATGAAGTTGGTTCAAGCTTGTGA
- a CDS encoding Lrp/AsnC family transcriptional regulator, whose amino-acid sequence MARMTFTDTEERILALAGGDIPDHPEPFKVIAEQAGATEEQVLELLARLRDKGVIRRFGATLRHQKAGYGHNAMVAWRVPDERVDELGELFAQRPEISHCYVRRTYPDWTYNFYTMIHGERPGHCAEIVAELEEQSGIADHCTLNSIRELKKTSMVYFK is encoded by the coding sequence ATGGCACGCATGACATTCACCGACACAGAGGAAAGGATCCTGGCTCTGGCGGGCGGCGACATTCCCGACCATCCCGAGCCGTTCAAGGTCATTGCCGAACAGGCCGGCGCCACCGAGGAGCAGGTGCTGGAGCTTTTGGCCCGGTTGCGCGACAAGGGTGTGATCCGCCGGTTCGGCGCCACCCTGCGGCACCAGAAGGCGGGCTACGGCCACAACGCCATGGTGGCGTGGCGCGTACCGGACGAGCGCGTGGATGAGCTGGGCGAACTGTTTGCGCAGCGCCCGGAGATCAGCCATTGCTACGTGCGCCGGACCTACCCGGACTGGACCTACAATTTCTACACCATGATCCATGGCGAGCGGCCCGGCCATTGTGCCGAGATCGTGGCCGAGCTTGAAGAACAGTCCGGCATTGCGGACCACTGCACGCTGAACAGCATCAGGGAACTCAAAAAGACCTCCATGGTCTATTTCAAATAG
- a CDS encoding cytochrome c3 family protein — MKKALLTSLVVAALVCAFALPNLSAATKAPADMVLKAPEGMKMKKTPVAFPHGKHEALLKDCKVCHHTYEGSGDVKGCSSAGCHDQASKKEKMSFYKAFHDKKSKVSCLGCHKAEKKGPKSCKDCHPKK, encoded by the coding sequence ATGAAAAAAGCTCTTTTGACCAGCCTCGTGGTTGCGGCTCTGGTCTGCGCGTTTGCGCTGCCCAACCTGTCCGCCGCCACCAAGGCTCCTGCCGACATGGTGCTCAAGGCACCCGAAGGCATGAAGATGAAGAAGACCCCGGTCGCTTTCCCGCACGGAAAGCATGAGGCTCTGCTCAAGGACTGTAAGGTGTGTCATCACACCTACGAAGGCTCCGGCGACGTGAAGGGCTGCTCTTCCGCCGGCTGTCACGACCAGGCCAGCAAGAAGGAAAAGATGTCCTTCTACAAGGCTTTCCATGACAAGAAGAGCAAGGTTTCCTGCTTGGGCTGTCACAAGGCTGAAAAGAAGGGACCCAAGTCCTGCAAGGACTGCCATCCCAAGAAGTAG
- the hemL gene encoding glutamate-1-semialdehyde 2,1-aminomutase: MVMDSKTLYARAQQLMPGGVNSPLRACRYVNSEPVFIDRAAGAYLWDVEGRQYIDYVLSWGPMLLGHCDPEVAEAVYVAVNKGTSYGAPCEGEVSLAEEITKLIPSMEMMRMVSSGTEATMSALRLARGYTGRDKVVKFIGNYHGHNDAFLAAAGSAAQAVPGTPGVPDDIVKHTLLAHYNDLEAVKAHFKESGDEIACVIVEPAAGNMGLVLPEDGFLQGLRDLCTKHGALLIFDEVITGFRVSLGGAQQRYGITPDLTTLGKIIGGGFPVGCYGGKKEIMEHMAPCGGVFQAGTLSGNPVAMAAGLATLKVLQKRDYDALEARTREFATALTGILKDKGQAVTLNHIASAFTIYFSEVPVTNMAESSACNGDLYATFWKQMQAQGINLAPAGFECAFTSFVHTDEDLEKTLEAARNVTF, encoded by the coding sequence ATAGTTATGGATTCCAAGACATTGTACGCCCGGGCGCAGCAGCTCATGCCCGGCGGCGTGAACAGCCCCCTGCGTGCCTGCCGGTACGTGAACAGCGAACCCGTATTCATCGACCGGGCAGCGGGCGCCTATCTCTGGGATGTGGAAGGCAGGCAGTACATCGATTACGTGCTCAGCTGGGGTCCCATGCTCCTCGGGCATTGCGACCCGGAAGTGGCCGAGGCCGTGTATGTGGCCGTGAACAAGGGCACCAGCTACGGCGCGCCCTGCGAAGGCGAGGTTTCCTTGGCCGAAGAAATCACGAAGCTCATTCCCTCCATGGAGATGATGCGCATGGTTTCCTCGGGCACCGAGGCCACCATGTCCGCCCTGCGTCTGGCGCGCGGCTACACCGGCCGCGACAAGGTGGTCAAATTCATCGGCAACTACCACGGCCACAACGACGCCTTTCTCGCGGCCGCCGGTTCCGCGGCACAGGCCGTGCCCGGCACGCCCGGCGTTCCCGACGACATCGTCAAGCACACGCTGCTGGCCCACTACAACGACCTTGAAGCGGTCAAGGCCCATTTCAAAGAGAGCGGCGACGAGATCGCCTGCGTGATCGTGGAGCCCGCGGCCGGCAACATGGGACTGGTGCTGCCCGAAGACGGATTTTTGCAGGGCTTGCGCGACCTGTGCACCAAACACGGCGCATTGCTGATTTTCGACGAGGTCATCACCGGCTTTCGCGTCAGCCTCGGCGGGGCGCAGCAGCGGTACGGCATCACCCCGGACCTGACCACGCTGGGCAAGATCATCGGCGGCGGTTTCCCTGTGGGCTGTTATGGCGGTAAAAAGGAAATCATGGAGCACATGGCTCCGTGCGGCGGCGTTTTCCAGGCGGGCACGCTTTCGGGCAACCCCGTTGCCATGGCTGCCGGACTGGCAACCCTCAAGGTTCTGCAAAAGCGCGATTACGATGCGCTGGAAGCGCGGACCCGCGAGTTCGCCACCGCGTTGACCGGCATTCTCAAGGACAAGGGGCAGGCCGTGACCCTGAACCACATTGCCTCGGCCTTCACCATCTATTTCTCGGAAGTCCCGGTGACCAACATGGCGGAATCATCGGCCTGCAACGGTGACCTGTACGCCACGTTCTGGAAGCAGATGCAGGCGCAGGGCATCAACCTCGCCCCGGCCGGATTCGAATGCGCGTTCACATCCTTTGTCCATACGGACGAAGATCTGGAAAAGACGCTGGAAGCGGCCAGAAACGTCACGTTCTGA
- a CDS encoding GNAT family N-acetyltransferase → MGNIAYREVGKSELDVIQPLWESLNAMHETCSPYFADRFKRYSFAERKRELLDHAHGGSLLMLVARDMKQDSDIGYCVSTFLGSTGKIDSLFVDGRCRGCGIGHELMVRSLEWLNGRGAKDIVVDVVAGNESAWNFYARYGFAPHRTCLLHRGSDGCGKSEQERTRP, encoded by the coding sequence ATGGGAAACATTGCATACCGGGAAGTCGGCAAATCCGAACTGGATGTGATTCAACCTCTTTGGGAAAGTCTCAACGCCATGCACGAGACCTGTTCGCCGTATTTTGCGGATCGTTTCAAGCGGTATTCTTTTGCCGAACGCAAGCGCGAATTGCTTGACCATGCTCATGGCGGCAGTCTGCTGATGCTCGTGGCTCGTGATATGAAGCAGGATAGCGACATAGGGTATTGCGTGAGCACGTTTCTGGGGAGCACCGGGAAGATCGACTCCCTGTTCGTGGATGGACGTTGCCGGGGGTGCGGCATCGGCCATGAACTGATGGTTCGCAGTTTGGAGTGGTTGAACGGGCGGGGTGCAAAAGATATTGTCGTGGATGTCGTGGCAGGCAACGAGTCTGCGTGGAATTTTTATGCGCGTTACGGATTTGCCCCGCATCGAACCTGCCTGTTGCACCGGGGCAGCGATGGGTGCGGAAAATCGGAACAGGAGAGAACAAGGCCGTGA